A genomic window from Oculatellaceae cyanobacterium includes:
- a CDS encoding glycosyltransferase family protein — protein MKIVAIIQARMGSTRLPGKVMNQLCDKTVLAHVITRVKACSLVDEVVVATTTASADDVIVTEAEKCGAKSFRGSEANVLERYYLAAKEHQAEVVVRVTSDCPLFDPQVLGKMLADFQNKTTQGIKVDYLSNTLSRSYPIGLDAEIFTFNALQLAFVNTQQHYEREHVTPYIYQHPELFALHNYSNSQDLSAYRWTLDTESDFILIEKIYASLYAKGKIFSTNEIVNLFKEMPYLSQVNAHVHQKILGE, from the coding sequence ATGAAAATAGTTGCAATTATACAGGCGCGTATGGGTTCTACCCGCTTACCTGGAAAAGTGATGAACCAGCTTTGCGATAAAACTGTTTTAGCACACGTTATTACTAGAGTTAAAGCTTGTTCGCTGGTTGATGAAGTCGTGGTAGCAACAACTACAGCATCAGCAGATGATGTAATTGTTACAGAAGCTGAAAAATGTGGTGCTAAATCATTTCGGGGAAGTGAAGCTAATGTTTTAGAACGTTACTATCTAGCAGCTAAAGAACATCAAGCTGAAGTAGTAGTCAGAGTTACTTCTGATTGTCCTTTATTTGATCCTCAAGTTCTTGGCAAAATGTTAGCTGATTTTCAAAACAAAACAACTCAAGGAATAAAAGTAGATTATCTAAGTAATACTTTGAGCAGAAGTTATCCAATTGGTTTGGATGCTGAAATATTTACTTTTAATGCTTTGCAGCTTGCTTTTGTAAATACTCAACAACATTATGAAAGAGAACACGTTACTCCCTATATTTACCAACATCCTGAATTATTTGCTTTACATAACTACAGCAATTCGCAAGATTTATCAGCTTATCGCTGGACTTTAGACACTGAATCAGACTTCATCCTTATTGAAAAGATCTACGCTTCTTTGTATGCAAAAGGTAAAATATTTTCGACAAATGAAATTGTAAATTTATTTAAAGAAATGCCATATCTTAGTCAAGTCAATGCCCATGTCCACCAAAAAATATTAGGGGAATAA
- the hisH gene encoding imidazole glycerol phosphate synthase subunit HisH translates to MMNLSNIQVAIIDYGMGNLRSVANALDVLKCPVIITNNPQDLKQASHIILPGVGAFADGIKNLQIGGWIEVLEEEVREKRKPFLGICLGMQLLATIGTEHGTHKGLNWISGTVERLQIPDTSIRVPHVGWNDANFVKKDNLFVGLGNAQAFYFVHSYVLLPEDISIVSSTADHGVNFVSSIEVKNIYATQFHPEKSQKAGLAVLTNFIKAGVSHA, encoded by the coding sequence ATGATGAATCTTTCCAATATTCAAGTAGCAATTATTGATTATGGAATGGGCAATTTACGTTCTGTAGCTAATGCCTTAGATGTTCTGAAATGTCCGGTAATAATTACAAATAATCCTCAAGATTTGAAACAAGCAAGTCACATTATTTTACCTGGGGTTGGTGCGTTTGCAGATGGGATAAAAAATCTGCAAATTGGGGGTTGGATAGAAGTTTTAGAAGAGGAAGTTAGAGAAAAACGCAAACCATTTTTAGGTATTTGTCTAGGAATGCAGTTGTTAGCTACTATAGGAACTGAACATGGTACGCATAAAGGATTAAATTGGATTTCTGGTACAGTAGAACGTTTACAAATACCAGATACAAGTATCCGCGTACCTCATGTTGGCTGGAATGATGCGAACTTTGTAAAAAAAGATAATTTGTTTGTGGGTTTAGGTAATGCCCAAGCTTTTTATTTTGTCCATAGTTATGTGTTGTTACCAGAAGATATAAGTATTGTTAGTTCGACAGCAGATCATGGTGTAAATTTTGTATCTAGTATTGAAGTGAAAAATATTTATGCGACTCAATTTCATCCCGAAAAAAGTCAAAAAGCCGGGTTAGCAGTTTTAACAAATTTTATTAAAGCAGGTGTATCTCATGCTTAA
- a CDS encoding imidazole glycerol phosphate synthase cyclase subunit: MLKNRLIPVLLLKNGLLVRSELFKIHQIIGNPIYEVRRFNEWNVDELIYLDISSDEQYDLRRDDHRVKGLNNALDILDEVSKTCFMPLTWGGRIRSVEDMRDRISRGADKITINTAAVHTPELITQGAKVFGSQAIVVSIDVLRHPNGETEVFIDGGQTPTGKKPEELAKEVEARGAGEILLNSIDRDGTGRGYDLDLISAVASVTTIPVIACGGVGRYEDYAKGIKAGASAVAAANIWHFKELSDRGGKRALLKAGINVRL; encoded by the coding sequence ATGCTTAAAAATAGATTAATTCCAGTTTTGTTATTGAAAAATGGTTTGTTAGTTAGAAGCGAATTGTTTAAAATTCATCAAATAATTGGCAATCCTATTTATGAAGTGCGAAGATTTAATGAATGGAATGTAGATGAATTAATATATTTAGATATTAGTAGTGACGAGCAATATGATTTACGCCGTGACGATCATAGAGTTAAAGGTTTAAATAATGCTTTAGATATATTAGACGAAGTTAGCAAGACTTGTTTTATGCCCTTAACTTGGGGTGGGCGGATTCGGAGTGTGGAAGATATGCGCGATCGCATTAGTCGAGGTGCCGATAAAATAACTATTAATACAGCCGCAGTCCATACCCCTGAATTAATTACCCAAGGAGCAAAAGTATTCGGCAGTCAAGCTATTGTAGTTAGTATTGATGTGTTGCGCCATCCCAACGGAGAAACCGAAGTATTTATTGATGGAGGGCAGACACCTACAGGTAAGAAACCTGAAGAATTAGCTAAGGAAGTAGAAGCTCGAGGTGCAGGTGAGATTTTATTAAATAGTATCGATCGCGATGGTACTGGACGCGGCTACGATTTAGATCTGATTAGTGCTGTAGCATCCGTAACTACAATTCCTGTAATTGCCTGCGGCGGTGTAGGACGATACGAAGATTATGCCAAAGGTATTAAAGCAGGTGCTTCGGCTGTAGCTGCCGCTAATATTTGGCACTTTAAAGAACTGTCAGATAGGGGCGGAAAACGGGCGCTCCTCAAAGCAGGTATAAATGTCAGGCTATAG
- a CDS encoding N-acetyl sugar amidotransferase, translated as MPTQYCSKCVYPAISATPLTFDEHGVCSGCRVHQQKQHLDWQQRWEWLKELTDEYRSDSNYDILIPVSGGKDSYYQTHVAVKELGLKPLLVTYHGNNYLPEGEYNLQRMREVFDCDHIIVRPSVDALIKMNRIGFKLQGDMNWHGHCGIFTVPIQVAARYKVPLILWGEHGFMDLGGMYSYNDFVEFTAKHRLEHALRGYDWDDFTDEGLEKLGRPELKEGLTAKDLLWAQYPSDEEIDEVGVRGIYLSNFVNWEANEHSQLVMQHYGWRPAQQPFERTYRQISNLDDMHENGIHDYLKFIKFGYGRGSDHACKDIRAGGMTREQGIEMVRKYDHVKPRRDLERWLEYVGMDEEEFDAICDTFRDSRVWRVENGKWVKDNIWGEPSAYGVVH; from the coding sequence ATGCCAACTCAGTATTGTAGTAAGTGTGTCTACCCAGCTATTAGTGCCACTCCTTTAACTTTTGATGAACATGGTGTTTGTTCTGGTTGCCGAGTCCATCAGCAAAAACAGCATCTAGATTGGCAACAGCGTTGGGAATGGTTAAAAGAATTAACAGATGAATATCGCAGCGATAGCAACTACGACATTTTAATTCCGGTAAGTGGTGGTAAAGATAGCTACTATCAAACTCATGTTGCGGTCAAAGAACTTGGTTTAAAACCCTTATTAGTTACATATCACGGTAACAACTACTTGCCAGAAGGAGAATATAACCTCCAACGTATGCGAGAGGTTTTTGATTGCGACCATATCATCGTCCGTCCCAGCGTTGATGCCTTGATCAAAATGAATCGCATCGGGTTTAAATTACAAGGCGATATGAACTGGCATGGACACTGTGGCATTTTTACCGTACCAATTCAAGTTGCAGCCCGCTATAAAGTACCGCTAATTCTGTGGGGCGAACATGGTTTTATGGATTTAGGCGGAATGTATTCTTACAATGACTTTGTAGAATTTACTGCCAAACATCGCTTAGAACACGCGCTACGGGGTTATGACTGGGATGATTTCACCGATGAAGGTTTAGAAAAACTCGGTCGTCCTGAACTGAAAGAAGGTTTGACAGCAAAAGATTTATTGTGGGCGCAATATCCCTCTGACGAAGAAATTGATGAAGTAGGTGTGCGTGGCATTTACTTAAGCAACTTTGTTAACTGGGAAGCAAATGAACACTCTCAACTGGTAATGCAACATTATGGTTGGCGACCAGCACAGCAACCTTTTGAACGTACTTACCGCCAAATCTCTAATCTTGACGATATGCACGAAAATGGCATCCACGACTACCTAAAATTTATTAAATTTGGTTATGGTCGTGGCTCAGATCATGCTTGTAAAGATATACGTGCAGGTGGGATGACTCGTGAACAAGGGATTGAGATGGTGAGAAAATACGATCATGTCAAGCCACGTCGAGATTTAGAACGTTGGTTAGAGTATGTGGGGATGGATGAGGAGGAGTTTGATGCTATTTGCGATACATTC